A stretch of DNA from bacterium:
GTTTGGAACGTTGGGCAGGTGATGGTTGTATGGAGGGTTTTAACCCGAAACTCAAAACTCCCACCACAAAAAAAGAACGGACCGATAGGGGTCCGCTCGTTTTTTGTGGTGGGCGATACTGGATTTGAACCAGTGACTTCTGCCGTGTGAAGGCAGCACTCTCCCGCTGAGTTAATCGCCCGTTTGAACTGGAACGAACTATATATATCCCGATGGGGGAGGGTGTCAAGGTTTGGAGTTTACTGTTTACAGTTCACGGTTTACAGTGCAACCGCTGCTATTGCTCAAAGGTTTGGCATGCCTTTACTGTGAACAGTCAACTGGAAATTAAGCAGCTTAACTGCTTAATTTCCTAACCGGCACCTTGAAGTACTCCACCCCTTCCTCCTGGAGTTCCTGTTCCTCCTCGTCGGTCACGGTGCCCCGGATGTTGCGGTACTCGACTTCGTCAAAGTGCATCTTCAGGGCCTCATCGGCGAAACCCGGGCCCACGTTGTCGAAGTTCTCCTCCAGGTACCGGGCCAGCGCCTTCGCGAAGTTGGGGGGGGCGGCGGCCCCTCGTGAGCTGCCCTTAACCGCCACGTGGCCCCCTGAGGGGAGGGCGTTCACCTCCGTAACGCCGCACACCGGGCAGCTGAGCCTGCCGGCCTTCTTCTCGAGGTCGAACTCTTCCCTGGACTTGAACCAGCCCTCGAAAGTATGTTCCCGCGTGCACTGAAGGTCGTAGATGATCATAAGCTCCATGCCTCTTGCTGCCAAGTTTACATTAAAAGTAAGCCATAAGGGAACAGTGTCAATGAGGGGAGACGGAAAGGGTGTGCATTAGCGCAAAGCTTGAAGAACGAAGTCGTAAGAAAAGGCAAAGACACGGTTGGGTCTTCCCTTCGCACATCGCTCTTCGTGCTTCGTTCTCATCTCAATTTGACACTGCCCATGGGGTGGTTAAAATTGACACTGGCTGATAAACCACGGAAAATATTTTCAAATTGGGGTGAAGATCATGGCCATCAACTTCGAAAAACTGACGGTCAAGGCCCAGGAGGCGCTCCAGGAGGCCCAGAGGGACGCTGAGACCCGCGGACACCAGGAACTGGAAGTGGAACACCTCCTGGCGGCCCTCCTGGACCAGGAAGGCGGAGTCGTCCTTCCCCTCGTGGAGAAGGTGGGCGCCGATACGGGCTCCATCAGGGAGTCTATCGAGGAGTCCCTCGGAAAGGTTCCCAAGGTCCACGGGATGATCCAGGTTCACCTGGGCCGGCACCTCAACGCCCTGTTCAACACGGCGCTTGCTGAGGCGGAGGGACTCAGGGACGAATACGTGAGTACCGAGCACCTTTTCCTCGCCATGGTGTCTCCCGACACGAAGAGCCCGGTCCGCGGGATCCTGGCTAAAGCCGGTCTGGACCGGGCCAGGGTCCTCGAGGCCCTCAAGGGGGTTCGAGGCAGCCAGCGGGTCACCGACCAGAACCCCGAGGATCGGTACCAGGCTCTCCTGCGCTACGGGAGGGATCTGACCGACCTGGCACGGCGCGGAAAGTTGGACCCCGTCATCGGCCGGGACGACGAGATCCGGAGGGTCATCCAGGTGCTTTCCAGGCGGACCAAGAACAACCCGGTCCTCATAGGGGAGCCCGGTGTGGGCAAGACCGCCATCGCCGAGGGACTCGCCCAGCGCGTGGCTGACGGTGATGTCCCCGAGGGCCTGAAAAGCAAGCGGATCGTCGCCCTGGACATGGGGGCCCTCGTGGCCGGCGCCAAGTACAGGGGACAGTTCGAAGAGCGCCTCAAGGCGGTCCTCCAGGAGGTTCAGGAGGCGGCCGGGGAGATCATCCTCTTCATCGACGAACTCCACAACCTCGTGGGGGCCGGAAGGGCCGAAGGTTCCATGGACGCTTCCAACATGCTCAAGCCCGCCCTCGCCCGGGGGGAACTCAGGTGCGTCGGAGCCACCACCATCGACGAGTACCGCAAGTACATCGAGAAGGATGCCGCGTTGGAGCGCCGGTTCCAGCCGGTGAAGGTGCCGGAACCAACGGTCCAGGATACCATCGCCATCCTCCGGGGGCTCAAGGAGCGTTACGAGATCCACCACGGGGTCAGGGTCACTGACTCGGCCATCGTCGCCGCGGCCACCCTTTCGGACCGCTATATCGCCGACCGGTTCCTCCCCGACAAGGCCATCGACCTGGTGGACGAGGCGGCGTCAAGGCTCAGGATCGAGATCGACAGCCTCCCCCAGGAGATCGACGAACTGGAGCGGAAGATCGTCCAGCTTCAGATCGAGCGGGAAGCCCTCAAGAAGGAGAAGGACGACACCTCCCGCAAGAGGCTCGATGCCATCGAAAGGGAACTGGCCGAACTCACGGAGAAAGCAAGCTCCATGAAGGCCCACTGGCAGGCGGAGAAGGACGCCATCGGTCAGCTCCGCAAGCTCAAGGAGCAGATGGACGACAACCGGTTCAAGGCGGCCAGGGCCGAGCAGTCCGGAAACCTGGAGGAGGCCGCCCAGCTCAGGTACGGGACCCTTCCGGAGCTTCAACAGCAGGTGATGGAGGGAGATAACAAGCTCGCCGAGCTCCAGAAGGGACAGAGGATGCTCAAAGAGGAGGTGGACTCCGAGGACATTGCCCACATCGTCGCCAAGTGGACGGGGATACCGGTGAGCCGTCTCCTTGAAGGCGAGACGGAAAAACTGGTTCACATGGAGGAGAGGATCTCCAAACGGGTCGTGGGGCAGACCGAAGCCGTCCGGGCTGTGTCCAATGCCGTCAGGCGGGCGAGGGCCGGGCTTCAGGATCCGGAGCGCCCCATCGGGTCGTTCATCTTCATGGGCCCCACCGGGGTGGGAAAGACCGAGCTCGCCAAGGCCCTGGCCGAATTTCTGTTCGACGACGAAGGGGCCATGGTCAGGATCGACATGTCGGAGTTCATGGAAAAACACTCTGTGGCGAGACTCATCGGCGCGCCTCCCGGTTACGTGGGGTACGAGGAGGGAGGCTACCTCACCGAGGCCGTGAGGAGGAAACCTTACAGTGTCATCCTTTTCGACGAGATCGAAAAGGCACACCCGGAAGTCTTCAACGTCCTGCTCCAGCTCCTCGACGACGGCCGCCTCACCGACGGTCAGGGGAGGACGGTGGATTTCCGCAACACGGTGGTCATCATGACCTCCAACATCGGAAGCGCCGCCATCGCCCGGCTCCAGGCCCGGGATGAGCCGGAAGCCGGGCGGGAGATGGAAACCCAGGTCATGGATGCATTGAAGGGCCATTTCAAGCCGGAATTTTTAAACAGGATCGACGACGTTATCATCTTCCACTCGCTCACGAGGGACCAGATCCGGTCCATCGTCCAGATCCAGGCCGTAAACATCGAGGCGCTCCTTCGGGACCGGGGGATCGGTATCGAACTCACCGACGGGGCTCTGGACCTCCTGGCGGGGGAGGGGTACGACCCGGTCTACGGGGCACGGCCCCTGCGGCGGGCCATCCAGAAGCGGATCCAGGATGTGCTGGCCATGGATATCCTGGCCGGCAGGTTCGGCGAGGGGGACACGGTTATCGCTGAGGTGAAAGAGGGGGAGTTGGTCTTTACTAAGAAGAGCTGAGAGCAAAGAGCGAAGCACGAAGTTACTTCGCACTTCGTACTTTGTTCTTCGCGCTAGTTTTGCCTTACCGGAATGGTAAAGCTGAACGTACTTCCCTTGCCTACCTCGGAATCCACCCAGATCTTCCCCCCATGGAGTTCCACGAAGCTGCGGCAGATGTAAAGGCCGAGGCCGGCTCCCCTGTAGCTCCTCGACGTTCCCGACTGGACCTGGAAAAACTGTTCGAAGACCCGCTGCCTTTCCTCTTCGGGGATGCCGATCCCCTTGTCCGTGACGCTGATCTTCAGGAATAACCCACGGTCGGTCTCCCGCCGTCCCTCGAGCAGGCCCGCCGAGATGACCACCGGCGATGCCGGCGGGGAGAACTTCAGGGCATTGGTCACCAGGTTGACGAGGATCTGGGTGATCTTTTCCGGGTCACCGTCGAAGGGGGGAATATCCTCGGGGATCTGGACCTTGATGATCGGCGTAACTTCGGTCACGTGGCGCGTCGAGGAGAGGACTGATTGGATCACGTCGTCCAGGTCCACTTCCCGGTATCTCAGAGCCACCTTGCCGGACTCCAGGTGGCCGGTGTCAAGGAGGTCGTTGATGAGGGTGAGGAGATCCTTGCCCTTTCGCAGGATCTGGCGGATATACTCGTCCTGTTCCCTGGTGAGTTCCCCGACATGGGCTTCGGCCAGAAGCTCGGAAAAACCAATGATAGAGGTGAGAGGCGTCCTCAGTTCGTGGGAGACCATGGAAACGAAATCCGACCGGGCCTTGCTGAGTGCTTCGAGCTCCTCGTTGGCCCTCTTGAGCTCCTCGTTCAACTTCTCGAGCCGCTCGTTCTTTTTTTCTATCCTGCTGTAAAGGGAGGCGTTCCTCAGGGCGTTGGTTCCCGCAGCCGCGATGATCCTCGTCATGGTGATCTCATCCCCGGTGAACCCGCACTCGGTCCTCGTGGTCCTCAGCAGCATGGCGCCGAGAATCTCGCCGCGGAAAGTGAGGGGGACGGACATGACGGATCGAAACGGCATCCCTGCCAGGGATTCTTTCACTTCTTCCATGAGGGGGTCGGAAAAGACGTCCTCAACCACGACCAGCTCTCCGGTGCGGAACGATTTCAGGATCTCGGGGTACTTGAGGAGGTCGATGACAAGTTCCGAAACGTTGGGATCGTCGTGGGAGACGAGAAGGCGTCCCTTGGGGAGGCGCTGGTCGTCCCCCCAACTGCCTTCCACAGCGATGATGGAGCAGCGATCCCCGTTCAGGAACTGGGCCGTCTTGGTCACCAGGATGAAGAGCACCTGCTTCAGGTCGAGGGAGGATGTGGTCGTTTCCAGGATCTCGCAGGCCAGAGCGAACTGCCCCGTCTTCTGGAGAAGGTCCCGCAGGGCGATCTTTTGCTGGAGGTTGACCTTGACCCTGGCCAGGACCTCCACCGGCGAGAACGGTTTCGTGAGGTAATCGGTGGCCCCGGTCCGGAGCCCCTTGACGATATCTTCCCGCTTGTTCAGGGCCGTGACCATGAGGATGGGGATGCCGGAACAGGTTTCGTCGGACCTGATGGAGCGGCAGACTTCGTACCCGGAAAGGCCCGGCAGGATGATATCCAGGCAGATGAGGTCGGGGTGTTCGGTCAGTGCGGTCGCGAGCCCTTTTGTCCCATCCGCTTCCTCGAGAACCTGGTATCCTTCGTTCAGGAAAATGTTCTTGAGGATGTTCCGGGAAACGGCGTCGTCCTCGATGATGAGGATCCTGGGGGGGGGTGAATACTCGGCCGCCATAATTCTGCAAAACTAGCGTAAATGTAACTGTAAAGCAACACTTAACACTTTTTCTACCTGTCCCACGAATCCCCATTTTTCAGGGCCAGGGAGAAAAAGTTTGACTTGATCCGCCCCCTGTTTATAATTTGAACTTTTCGGTGGTCATCAGGATGTCGGGGGTTGTCGGCCCTGCCGACGCTTTCCTCAAAGACCGATCAACTGATGATAGGGTCGCAAAAAAGCCAATATTAATCGAAAAAACAGGAGGTTCCCATGGCCATTAAAGTGGCGATCAACGGATTCGGCCGCATCGGCAGGCTGACCGTCCGCAGTGCGATGAACGACCGGGCTATCGAGTTCGTGGCCATCAATGATCTGACTGACGCAAAAACCCTCGACTGGCTCTTCGGTCACGATTCCGTGCACGGTTGCCTTCCCGGGGGCACCTCGGAAGTCTCGGGCGATTCCATCGTCATCAACGGCAAGCCGGTCAAGGTGTTTTCCGAGAAGGACCCGTCCAACCTGCCATGGAAAGAACTGGGTGTGGATGTTGTCCTCGAATGCACCGGCCTGTTCCGGGGCCGGGACACGGCAGGCAAACACCTTGATGCGGGAGCCTCCCACGTGATCATCTCCGCGCCCGGCAAGAATCCGGACATTACAGTGGTCATGGGGGTCAACCACCAGGATCTGGATCCCGGCAAGCACCGGATCATTTCCAACGCTTCGTGCACGACAAACTGCCTGGCTCCCGTAGCCAAGGTCCTGGATGATGAGTTCGGGATCGTTCACGGCGTCATGACAACGGTCCACGCCTACACCAACGACCAGCGAATACTGGACCTGCCTCACAGCGACCTGCGCCGTGCCCGTGCTGCCGCCGTATCCATGATCCCGACCACCACCGGCGCCGCCTCGGCGGTGGGTGAAGTGCTTCCCCAGCTCAAGGGCAAGCTGGACGGCCTCGCCGTCCGGGTCCCCACCCCAAATGTGTCCCTGGTGGACCTTTCGGTGGAGCTTGAAAAGGAGACCGACGCCGATTCGGTTAACGCCGCCATGAAAAGGGCCGCCGAGACCGACCCCCTTGCGGGATATCTGGTTTACATGGACGAGCCCCTCGTTTCCGTGGATTTCAACGGTTGGGAGGCTTCATCCATATTCGACGCTCCCATGACCAAAGTGGTGGACGGAACCATGGCCAAGGTGCTCTCCTGGTACGATAACGAATACGGTTACTCGTCCCGCCTGAGGGACCTGGCCAAGTACCTTTACGGAGTCTGACGTGCTGAGGAAGAAAAAGCTCGAAGATGTGGATCTGAAAGGGAAAAAGGCCCTTATCCGTGTCGATTACAACGTGCCCCTTGATGCCAACGGCAACATCACTGACGACAGCCGGATCCGGGCGACCCTGCCCACCATAAACCATGTTCTGGATCAGGGCGGCAGCGTCATCCTCATGAGCCACCTGGGCCGCCCCAAGGGGAAACGTGTCCCTTCCATGAGCCTCGATCCCGTGGCGAGGCGCCTGGCCCGTCTTTTAAAACAGGACGTGACCCTCCTCCCCGATTGCGTGGGGGCGGAGGTGGCCCGGGCAGCCCGGGAGCTTCAGCCCGGGGGGGTCCTCCTGCTGGAGAACCTCCGGTTCCATCCCGAGGAGAGGGCTAACGACCCCGGGTTTTCCCGGCAGTTGGCCGAACTCGCCGATGTCTACGTCGACGACGCTTTCGCCACCGCTCACCGGGAGCACGCCTCCGTTGTCGGTGTCCCTGCCTTTTTAAAGCCGGCTGTCGCCGGGTTCCTGGTCAACCACGAGATCGACTACTTCAACAGGGCACTCGGGGAGCCGGTTCGCCCCCTGGTGGCGATCCTCGGCGGCGCCAAGGTTTCCGACAAGATCCGGACTATCATGAGCCTCATGAAAAAAGTGGACAAGATCATTATCGG
This window harbors:
- a CDS encoding phosphoglycerate kinase, yielding MRKKKLEDVDLKGKKALIRVDYNVPLDANGNITDDSRIRATLPTINHVLDQGGSVILMSHLGRPKGKRVPSMSLDPVARRLARLLKQDVTLLPDCVGAEVARAARELQPGGVLLLENLRFHPEERANDPGFSRQLAELADVYVDDAFATAHREHASVVGVPAFLKPAVAGFLVNHEIDYFNRALGEPVRPLVAILGGAKVSDKIRTIMSLMKKVDKIIIGGGMAFTFLKYMGYKVGRSLVEEDMLDLAGEIITEARKKGIPVYFPVDCVAATAVDEKAESMIVPAQEISDDLMGLDIGPATITLFREVIGSAGTIIWNGPMGVFELSSFSKGTFSMVEALAGSQALTILGGGDTDVAVHATGNSDKIDYISTGGGAFLMLLEKGELPGINALDDL
- a CDS encoding ATP-binding protein; the protein is MAAEYSPPPRILIIEDDAVSRNILKNIFLNEGYQVLEEADGTKGLATALTEHPDLICLDIILPGLSGYEVCRSIRSDETCSGIPILMVTALNKREDIVKGLRTGATDYLTKPFSPVEVLARVKVNLQQKIALRDLLQKTGQFALACEILETTTSSLDLKQVLFILVTKTAQFLNGDRCSIIAVEGSWGDDQRLPKGRLLVSHDDPNVSELVIDLLKYPEILKSFRTGELVVVEDVFSDPLMEEVKESLAGMPFRSVMSVPLTFRGEILGAMLLRTTRTECGFTGDEITMTRIIAAAGTNALRNASLYSRIEKKNERLEKLNEELKRANEELEALSKARSDFVSMVSHELRTPLTSIIGFSELLAEAHVGELTREQDEYIRQILRKGKDLLTLINDLLDTGHLESGKVALRYREVDLDDVIQSVLSSTRHVTEVTPIIKVQIPEDIPPFDGDPEKITQILVNLVTNALKFSPPASPVVISAGLLEGRRETDRGLFLKISVTDKGIGIPEEERQRVFEQFFQVQSGTSRSYRGAGLGLYICRSFVELHGGKIWVDSEVGKGSTFSFTIPVRQN
- a CDS encoding DUF1178 family protein translates to MELMIIYDLQCTREHTFEGWFKSREEFDLEKKAGRLSCPVCGVTEVNALPSGGHVAVKGSSRGAAAPPNFAKALARYLEENFDNVGPGFADEALKMHFDEVEYRNIRGTVTDEEEQELQEEGVEYFKVPVRKLSS
- the clpB gene encoding ATP-dependent chaperone ClpB is translated as MNFEKLTVKAQEALQEAQRDAETRGHQELEVEHLLAALLDQEGGVVLPLVEKVGADTGSIRESIEESLGKVPKVHGMIQVHLGRHLNALFNTALAEAEGLRDEYVSTEHLFLAMVSPDTKSPVRGILAKAGLDRARVLEALKGVRGSQRVTDQNPEDRYQALLRYGRDLTDLARRGKLDPVIGRDDEIRRVIQVLSRRTKNNPVLIGEPGVGKTAIAEGLAQRVADGDVPEGLKSKRIVALDMGALVAGAKYRGQFEERLKAVLQEVQEAAGEIILFIDELHNLVGAGRAEGSMDASNMLKPALARGELRCVGATTIDEYRKYIEKDAALERRFQPVKVPEPTVQDTIAILRGLKERYEIHHGVRVTDSAIVAAATLSDRYIADRFLPDKAIDLVDEAASRLRIEIDSLPQEIDELERKIVQLQIEREALKKEKDDTSRKRLDAIERELAELTEKASSMKAHWQAEKDAIGQLRKLKEQMDDNRFKAARAEQSGNLEEAAQLRYGTLPELQQQVMEGDNKLAELQKGQRMLKEEVDSEDIAHIVAKWTGIPVSRLLEGETEKLVHMEERISKRVVGQTEAVRAVSNAVRRARAGLQDPERPIGSFIFMGPTGVGKTELAKALAEFLFDDEGAMVRIDMSEFMEKHSVARLIGAPPGYVGYEEGGYLTEAVRRKPYSVILFDEIEKAHPEVFNVLLQLLDDGRLTDGQGRTVDFRNTVVIMTSNIGSAAIARLQARDEPEAGREMETQVMDALKGHFKPEFLNRIDDVIIFHSLTRDQIRSIVQIQAVNIEALLRDRGIGIELTDGALDLLAGEGYDPVYGARPLRRAIQKRIQDVLAMDILAGRFGEGDTVIAEVKEGELVFTKKS
- the gap gene encoding type I glyceraldehyde-3-phosphate dehydrogenase, with the protein product MAIKVAINGFGRIGRLTVRSAMNDRAIEFVAINDLTDAKTLDWLFGHDSVHGCLPGGTSEVSGDSIVINGKPVKVFSEKDPSNLPWKELGVDVVLECTGLFRGRDTAGKHLDAGASHVIISAPGKNPDITVVMGVNHQDLDPGKHRIISNASCTTNCLAPVAKVLDDEFGIVHGVMTTVHAYTNDQRILDLPHSDLRRARAAAVSMIPTTTGAASAVGEVLPQLKGKLDGLAVRVPTPNVSLVDLSVELEKETDADSVNAAMKRAAETDPLAGYLVYMDEPLVSVDFNGWEASSIFDAPMTKVVDGTMAKVLSWYDNEYGYSSRLRDLAKYLYGV